One Deinococcus aestuarii DNA segment encodes these proteins:
- a CDS encoding FAD-dependent monooxygenase — MTVDVLIAGAGPTGLLLACELRRRGVRVLVADPKTGPTRESRAMFVQARSLEIYDALGLAREAVRQGRPARGASLWSGRRRLGGVAFGPVGAGRTPYPYILAFEQSANEELLSRHLRALGGEVAWGWALEGFTQGAGGVRATLRGPGGERREVGAAYLCGADGAHSPVRHALATPFEGERSPRTLFVADVAASGALDGAAVNLKLGADSLLLAFPMAGPGHFRLIGLVPGAEPGGEAPTFEAVRPVVASVFGVAVQEVRWFSHYRVSHRVARKFRTGRVFLLGDAAHIHSPVGGQGMNTGLGDAHNLGWKLAAVVRGEAGPDLLASYEPERRPFARSLVNTTDRVFRLISGDTPLARLGRGTVLPAALGRLLGGGRDGEDRAGEHPGPLARLAFGLLSQTRLSYPHSPLSVGRAGRVRGGDRLPYVPGSGNFGALREPGAQVHVYGVPSPGVIAWTARHEGVALRVFPFGGAAGRAGLMEDAAYLVRPDGYVSVAQPTFDGGALDRVLAGRWHWRR, encoded by the coding sequence ATGACCGTGGATGTTCTGATCGCCGGAGCCGGACCCACCGGGCTGCTGCTCGCCTGCGAGTTGCGGCGGCGCGGCGTCCGGGTGCTCGTGGCCGACCCCAAGACTGGTCCCACCCGCGAGTCGCGGGCGATGTTCGTGCAGGCGCGCAGCCTGGAAATCTACGACGCGCTCGGGCTGGCGCGGGAGGCCGTCCGGCAGGGACGCCCGGCGCGGGGGGCGAGCCTCTGGAGCGGGCGGCGGCGGCTGGGCGGGGTCGCCTTCGGTCCGGTGGGGGCCGGGCGCACGCCCTACCCGTACATCCTGGCCTTCGAGCAGAGCGCCAACGAGGAGCTGCTCTCCCGCCACCTGCGGGCGCTCGGCGGGGAGGTGGCGTGGGGCTGGGCGCTCGAAGGCTTCACCCAGGGGGCGGGGGGCGTGCGGGCCACCCTGCGCGGGCCGGGCGGGGAGCGCCGGGAGGTGGGGGCGGCGTACCTCTGCGGCGCGGACGGCGCCCACAGCCCGGTCCGGCACGCGCTCGCCACCCCCTTCGAGGGTGAGCGCAGCCCCCGGACCCTCTTCGTGGCGGACGTGGCCGCGTCGGGGGCGCTCGACGGGGCGGCCGTCAACCTCAAGCTGGGGGCCGACTCCCTGCTGCTCGCCTTCCCGATGGCGGGCCCCGGCCACTTCCGGCTGATCGGCCTGGTGCCCGGCGCGGAGCCCGGCGGCGAGGCCCCCACCTTCGAGGCCGTGCGCCCGGTCGTGGCGTCCGTCTTCGGGGTGGCGGTGCAGGAGGTGCGCTGGTTCTCGCACTACCGGGTCAGCCACCGGGTCGCGCGGAAGTTTCGGACGGGCCGGGTCTTCCTGCTCGGCGACGCGGCGCACATCCACAGCCCGGTCGGCGGGCAGGGCATGAACACCGGGCTGGGCGACGCGCACAACCTGGGCTGGAAGCTCGCCGCCGTCGTGCGGGGCGAGGCGGGCCCGGACCTCCTCGCCAGCTACGAGCCCGAGCGCCGCCCCTTCGCCCGCTCGCTCGTGAACACCACCGACCGGGTGTTCCGCCTGATCTCCGGCGACACCCCGCTGGCGCGGCTCGGGCGCGGCACGGTGCTGCCCGCCGCGCTCGGTCGGCTGCTCGGCGGGGGTCGAGACGGAGAGGACCGCGCGGGCGAGCACCCCGGCCCCCTCGCCCGCCTCGCGTTCGGCCTCCTCTCGCAGACCCGGCTGAGTTACCCCCACAGCCCGCTCAGCGTGGGCCGGGCGGGGCGGGTGCGCGGCGGGGACCGCCTGCCCTACGTGCCGGGCAGCGGCAACTTCGGGGCGCTGCGGGAGCCGGGAGCCCAGGTGCATGTCTACGGGGTGCCCTCGCCCGGGGTGATCGCCTGGACCGCCCGCCACGAGGGGGTGGCCCTGCGGGTCTTCCCCTTCGGCGGGGCCGCAGGGCGGGCCGGGCTGATGGAGGACGCGGCGTATCTGGTGCGGCCCGACGGCTACGTCAGCGTCGCGCAGCCCACCTTCGACGGCGGGGCGCTCGACCGGGTGCTCGCCGGGCGCTGGCACTGGCGGCGCTAA
- a CDS encoding MgtC/SapB family protein: METFWTELRLMQGLIAAFVLSGLIGWERERRSISAGLRTHILVGVSAALFVVLADTLIYRFADDSEQVRFDLVGVLGAVVSGVSFLGAGAIFSDRRGEGARGLTTAAGLLATAGVGVACGLHLYVLATGATLLFLFTLGWLGRLAGERIKTREDEADRN, translated from the coding sequence ATGGAGACCTTCTGGACGGAGCTGCGGCTGATGCAGGGCCTCATCGCCGCCTTCGTGCTGAGCGGCCTGATCGGCTGGGAGCGCGAGCGGCGCAGCATCAGCGCGGGGCTGCGGACGCACATCCTCGTCGGGGTGAGCGCGGCGCTGTTCGTCGTGCTGGCCGACACCCTGATCTACCGCTTCGCGGACGACTCCGAGCAGGTCCGCTTCGACCTCGTGGGCGTGCTCGGCGCGGTCGTCAGCGGCGTGAGCTTTCTCGGCGCGGGCGCGATCTTCTCCGACCGGCGCGGCGAGGGCGCCCGGGGGCTCACCACGGCGGCGGGCCTCCTCGCCACGGCGGGGGTCGGCGTGGCGTGCGGGCTGCACCTCTACGTGCTGGCGACCGGGGCCACCCTGCTCTTCCTCTTCACCCTGGGCTGGCTGGGCCGCCTCGCCGGGGAAAGGATCAAGACCCGCGAGGACGAGGCGGACCGGAATTAG
- a CDS encoding proline dehydrogenase family protein translates to MIDQLYRKAVLTVSGQRSIESLVRSRGWGVAQRFVAGEDAQSAIRAVQDLHKDGILGNLDLLGEFVTSPDTANEFAAKVLGLLSDAHAAGLKPYVSVKLSSIGQGMTVEGEDLGLTNARRIVARAREYGGFVCLDMEDHPRVDQTLAQFRTLVGEFGNEHVGTVLQSYLYRAEGDWADLQDLRPNLRIVKGAYLEPETVAMPDKADVDAAYRRLVYAQMKAGNYVNVATHDEGIVADVEHFVLAHGISREAFEFQMLYGIRRDLQKDLAARGYRVRAYIPYGRDWYPYFSRRIAERPANVMFVLRGMLKG, encoded by the coding sequence ATGATCGACCAGCTCTACCGCAAGGCCGTCCTCACCGTCTCGGGCCAAAGGTCCATCGAGTCCCTCGTCCGCTCGCGCGGGTGGGGGGTCGCCCAGCGCTTCGTGGCGGGCGAGGACGCGCAGTCCGCCATCCGCGCCGTTCAGGACCTGCACAAAGACGGCATCCTCGGCAACCTCGACCTCCTCGGCGAGTTCGTCACGTCCCCGGACACGGCCAACGAGTTCGCGGCGAAGGTGCTGGGCCTCCTGAGCGACGCGCACGCGGCGGGACTCAAGCCCTACGTCAGCGTCAAGCTCTCCAGCATCGGGCAGGGGATGACGGTGGAGGGCGAGGACCTCGGCCTCACGAACGCCCGGCGCATCGTCGCCAGGGCCAGGGAATACGGCGGCTTCGTGTGCCTCGACATGGAGGACCACCCCCGGGTGGATCAGACCCTCGCCCAGTTCCGCACCCTGGTCGGCGAGTTCGGGAACGAGCACGTCGGCACGGTGCTCCAGAGCTACCTCTACCGCGCCGAGGGCGACTGGGCCGACCTTCAGGACCTGCGGCCCAACCTGCGGATCGTGAAGGGCGCGTACCTCGAACCCGAGACGGTGGCGATGCCCGACAAGGCGGACGTGGACGCGGCGTACCGGCGCCTGGTGTACGCGCAGATGAAGGCGGGGAATTACGTCAACGTCGCCACCCACGACGAGGGCATCGTCGCGGACGTGGAGCACTTCGTCCTCGCGCACGGGATTTCGCGTGAAGCCTTCGAGTTCCAGATGCTCTACGGCATCCGGCGCGACCTGCAAAAAGACCTCGCCGCGCGGGGCTACCGGGTGCGGGCGTACATCCCCTACGGGCGCGACTGGTACCCGTACTTCTCGCGCCGCATCGCCGAGCGCCCGGCGAACGTGATGTTCGTGCTGCGCGGCATGCTGAAGGGGTGA
- a CDS encoding GntR family transcriptional regulator, translating to MTPFERPTLVRDGVYGHLRRAVLDGEIAPGERLGEVELGERLGVSRTPIREALARLTQDGLLVAEANKGVRVRTVSACEARDTYVVREELDGLAAALAACAHTPADAAALRAALDALNAARAAGYREQTRLDLAFHGAVTLAAHNAALADLARGLSLRVTLIKHQTRTYNAHPETGEQHATLLEAILARDAPAAREAARHHVRTFAALVLHQLGDQP from the coding sequence ATGACCCCCTTCGAGCGACCCACCCTGGTGCGCGACGGCGTGTACGGCCACCTGCGCCGGGCGGTGCTGGACGGCGAGATCGCGCCGGGCGAGCGGCTGGGCGAGGTGGAGCTGGGCGAGCGGCTGGGGGTGAGCCGCACGCCGATCCGCGAGGCGCTGGCGCGGCTGACGCAAGACGGCCTGCTCGTGGCGGAGGCGAACAAGGGGGTGCGGGTCCGGACGGTGAGTGCCTGCGAGGCGCGCGACACCTACGTGGTGCGCGAGGAACTCGACGGGCTGGCCGCCGCCCTCGCCGCCTGCGCGCACACCCCCGCCGACGCCGCCGCTCTCCGCGCGGCGCTGGACGCCCTGAACGCGGCGCGGGCGGCGGGCTACCGCGAGCAGACGCGGCTCGACCTCGCCTTCCACGGGGCGGTGACGCTCGCCGCCCACAACGCCGCGCTCGCCGACCTGGCGCGGGGGCTCTCGCTGCGGGTGACCCTGATCAAGCACCAGACGCGCACGTACAACGCGCACCCCGAAACCGGCGAACAGCACGCCACGCTCCTGGAAGCGATCCTCGCCCGCGACGCGCCCGCCGCGCGGGAGGCCGCCCGGCACCACGTCCGCACCTTCGCCGCCCTCGTGCTGCACCAACTCGGAGACCAGCCATGA
- the recO gene encoding DNA repair protein RecO → MRSRSTTRGGIVIRRRVTPAGDIIVTLLTPQGKVKAIARGGVRGPLASRLNLFHHVGVQVYQTPQADLATVQQAVLEGALPKLAEPERYAFAHLMAELADALFQEGEFSEQAFELFAGALRGVSHQPDPEWVALVMSYKLLGLAGFVQQTARCARCGAPSPEHPDPLGGQLLCSACSSLPPYPEASLDFLRNVVRRSVRASMEAPVPEDERPALWRALERFVTVQVGNVQSWRQLVPQAAAISI, encoded by the coding sequence ATGAGGTCACGCAGCACCACCCGAGGCGGCATCGTGATCCGTCGGCGCGTGACGCCCGCCGGGGACATCATCGTCACGTTGCTCACGCCGCAGGGCAAGGTCAAGGCCATCGCGCGCGGCGGGGTGCGCGGGCCGCTGGCGAGCCGCCTGAACCTCTTCCACCACGTCGGCGTGCAGGTCTACCAGACGCCGCAGGCCGACCTGGCGACCGTGCAGCAGGCGGTGCTGGAGGGGGCCCTGCCGAAACTCGCCGAGCCCGAGAGATACGCCTTCGCGCACCTGATGGCCGAACTCGCCGACGCCCTGTTTCAGGAGGGCGAGTTCAGCGAGCAGGCCTTCGAGCTGTTCGCGGGAGCGCTGCGGGGCGTGTCACACCAGCCCGACCCCGAGTGGGTGGCCCTGGTGATGAGCTACAAGCTGCTCGGCCTGGCGGGCTTCGTGCAGCAGACGGCCCGCTGTGCCCGCTGCGGCGCTCCAAGTCCAGAGCATCCGGACCCGCTGGGCGGGCAACTGCTGTGCTCCGCGTGTTCCAGCCTGCCCCCCTACCCGGAGGCCAGCCTCGATTTCCTGCGCAATGTCGTGCGGCGGAGCGTCCGCGCGAGCATGGAGGCCCCGGTGCCGGAGGATGAGCGGCCCGCGCTGTGGAGGGCGCTGGAACGCTTCGTGACCGTGCAGGTGGGGAATGTGCAGAGCTGGCGGCAATTGGTGCCTCAAGCGGCGGCTATCTCGATCTGA
- the pruA gene encoding L-glutamate gamma-semialdehyde dehydrogenase, with amino-acid sequence MLKIQDYRPQPFTDFTLEENRQAYRAALKKVRAELLGKHYPLIIDGERVDTAEKLTSLNPCDTCEVVGTTARATVEDAERALQGAWKAFETWKRWDMDARARILLKAAAILKRRRLEACALMSIEVGKNYAEADVEVAEAIDFLEYYARSAMKYAGFGAAETTWFEGEENGLMYLPLGVGVSISPWNFPCAIFIGMAAAPIVAGNCVIAKPAEDSGLIAGFMVDILLEAGLPAGVLQFLPGVGKEVGEYLTTHARTRFITFTGSRAVGLHINEVAAKVQPGQKWIKKVILELGGKDAMIVDETADLDVAVTAAVQGAFGFNGQKCSAMSRLIVVDEVYDRVVDAFVERTKTLKMGTGEENANVTAVVNQMSFDKVSGYLEVGREEGQLLLGGEAPGEHGGKKGYFVQPTIFGDVAPQARLAQEEVFGPVVTVLRARDWAHALEIANSTQYGLTGGVCSNVRERLEQAREEFEAGNLYFNRKITGAIVGVQPFGGYNMSGTDSKAGGPDYLANFLQLKTVTERW; translated from the coding sequence ATGCTCAAAATCCAGGACTACCGCCCCCAGCCCTTCACCGACTTCACCCTGGAGGAAAACCGCCAGGCGTACCGGGCCGCCCTGAAAAAGGTCCGCGCTGAACTCCTCGGCAAGCACTACCCCCTGATCATCGACGGCGAGCGGGTGGACACGGCGGAAAAGCTCACCTCCCTCAACCCCTGCGACACCTGCGAGGTGGTGGGCACGACCGCCAGGGCGACGGTCGAGGACGCCGAACGCGCCCTGCAAGGTGCCTGGAAGGCCTTCGAGACATGGAAGCGGTGGGATATGGACGCCCGCGCCCGCATCCTGCTCAAGGCCGCCGCGATCCTGAAGCGCCGCCGCCTGGAAGCGTGCGCGCTGATGAGCATCGAGGTCGGCAAGAACTACGCCGAGGCCGACGTGGAGGTCGCGGAGGCGATTGACTTCCTCGAATACTACGCCAGAAGCGCCATGAAGTACGCGGGCTTTGGCGCTGCCGAGACGACGTGGTTCGAGGGCGAGGAAAACGGGCTGATGTACCTGCCGCTGGGCGTCGGGGTCTCGATCTCGCCGTGGAACTTTCCGTGCGCGATCTTCATCGGCATGGCCGCCGCGCCCATCGTGGCGGGGAACTGCGTGATCGCCAAGCCCGCCGAGGACTCGGGGCTGATCGCCGGATTCATGGTGGACATCCTGCTGGAGGCGGGGCTGCCCGCCGGGGTGCTGCAATTCCTGCCCGGCGTGGGCAAGGAGGTCGGGGAATACCTGACCACGCACGCGCGGACGCGCTTCATCACCTTCACGGGCTCGCGGGCGGTGGGCCTGCACATCAATGAGGTCGCCGCGAAGGTCCAGCCCGGCCAGAAGTGGATCAAGAAAGTGATCCTCGAACTCGGCGGCAAGGATGCGATGATCGTGGACGAAACCGCCGACCTCGACGTGGCGGTGACCGCCGCCGTGCAGGGGGCGTTCGGCTTCAACGGCCAGAAGTGCAGCGCGATGAGCCGCCTGATCGTGGTGGACGAGGTGTACGACCGGGTGGTGGACGCCTTCGTCGAGCGCACCAAGACGCTGAAGATGGGCACGGGCGAGGAGAACGCCAACGTCACGGCCGTCGTCAACCAGATGAGCTTCGACAAGGTGAGCGGCTACCTGGAGGTCGGCAGGGAGGAAGGCCAGCTCCTCCTCGGCGGCGAGGCACCCGGCGAGCACGGCGGCAAGAAGGGCTACTTCGTCCAGCCCACCATCTTCGGGGACGTGGCGCCGCAGGCCCGCCTCGCCCAGGAGGAGGTCTTCGGGCCGGTCGTGACCGTGCTGCGCGCCCGCGACTGGGCGCACGCGCTGGAGATCGCCAACAGCACCCAGTACGGACTGACGGGCGGCGTGTGCAGCAACGTCCGCGAGCGGCTGGAGCAGGCCCGCGAGGAGTTCGAGGCGGGCAACCTGTATTTCAACCGCAAGATCACGGGCGCCATCGTGGGCGTGCAACCCTTCGGCGGCTACAACATGAGCGGCACCGACTCCAAGGCGGGCGGGCCGGATTATCTGGCGAACTTCCTCCAGCTCAAGACCGTGACCGAGCGCTGGTAA
- a CDS encoding SDR family oxidoreductase, giving the protein MDLIGVTGAPGNVGTPLVAELLARGARVRVLARRPEHARQVLGDELGEAAAGLDYGHLDFGNRRTYVAAFRGVRRLFVTRPPQLSQVQRDMVPALDVALGAGVEHMALLSIQGAERIRFVPHAKLEQYMQESGVAYTFLRPSFFMQNLTTTHLPELRRGEIYVPAGGGRTSFVDVRDVAEAGAVVLTGEGHENRAYELTGSEALTYGEVAAKFTAATGRLVRYADPSPLAFFRHMRARGVATGQIIVMEGIYATARFGIAGRVTPELARLLGRAPRSVDDFARDTVAPLLREGA; this is encoded by the coding sequence ATGGACCTGATCGGAGTGACGGGCGCGCCGGGCAACGTGGGCACGCCGCTGGTGGCTGAACTGCTGGCGCGGGGAGCGAGGGTGCGGGTCCTGGCCCGCCGCCCCGAGCACGCCCGGCAGGTGCTGGGGGATGAACTCGGCGAGGCGGCGGCCGGGCTGGACTACGGCCACCTCGACTTCGGCAACCGCCGCACGTACGTCGCGGCCTTCCGGGGCGTGCGCCGCCTCTTCGTGACCCGGCCCCCGCAGCTCAGTCAGGTGCAGCGCGACATGGTGCCCGCCCTCGACGTGGCGCTGGGGGCGGGGGTGGAGCACATGGCCCTGCTCTCCATCCAGGGGGCCGAGCGGATTCGCTTCGTGCCGCACGCCAAGCTCGAACAGTACATGCAGGAAAGCGGCGTGGCCTACACTTTCCTGCGCCCCTCCTTTTTCATGCAGAACCTGACGACCACCCACCTGCCGGAGTTGCGGCGGGGCGAAATCTACGTCCCCGCCGGGGGGGGCCGCACCAGCTTCGTGGACGTGCGCGACGTGGCCGAGGCGGGAGCGGTGGTGCTCACCGGGGAGGGGCACGAGAACCGCGCCTACGAGCTGACGGGCTCCGAGGCGCTGACCTACGGGGAGGTCGCCGCGAAGTTCACGGCGGCCACCGGGCGCCTCGTTCGCTACGCCGACCCCAGCCCGCTCGCCTTTTTCCGGCACATGCGGGCGCGCGGGGTGGCGACCGGGCAGATCATCGTGATGGAGGGCATCTACGCGACCGCCCGCTTCGGGATCGCGGGGCGGGTCACGCCGGAACTCGCCCGGCTGCTGGGCCGGGCCCCGCGCAGCGTGGACGACTTCGCGCGGGACACCGTGGCTCCGCTCCTGCGGGAGGGGGCGTGA
- a CDS encoding alpha/beta hydrolase: MTRLPARASTRRRTLTLGTLAVTLAAVLTACSGVDAQQSLNRAVSLTGLNVATDRRYGPDARNTLDVYAPRNVQNAPVVLFIHGGSWQNGDKSGHRFVGESLARAGYVTGVMNYRLAPKNRYPDFVQDAASALRWLRDNAKTFGGNPDVLFVTGHSAGAFNAVEAVDNERWLREAGVPIRAVRGVIGIAGPYSYDFRQFQSRVAFPENGTPDGVMPDRHVRRDAPPHLLLVAANDQTVHPQNALNMEAALKAAGVPVIRTVLPRVNHITIAAAIARPLTFLGGTRQQMIDFIERHK; this comes from the coding sequence ATGACCCGCCTCCCCGCCCGCGCCTCCACCCGGCGCCGGACCCTCACCCTCGGCACGCTGGCCGTGACCCTGGCCGCCGTGCTCACCGCCTGCTCGGGGGTGGACGCGCAGCAGAGCCTCAACCGCGCCGTCAGCCTCACCGGGCTGAACGTCGCCACCGACCGGCGCTACGGCCCCGACGCGCGCAACACGCTCGACGTGTATGCGCCCAGGAACGTCCAGAACGCGCCCGTCGTGCTCTTCATCCACGGCGGCTCGTGGCAGAACGGCGACAAGTCCGGCCACCGCTTCGTGGGCGAGAGCCTGGCGCGCGCCGGGTACGTGACGGGCGTGATGAACTACCGCCTCGCGCCCAAAAACCGCTACCCCGACTTCGTGCAGGACGCTGCCTCCGCGCTGAGGTGGCTGCGCGACAACGCCAAGACCTTCGGCGGCAACCCCGACGTGCTGTTCGTGACCGGGCACTCGGCGGGGGCCTTCAACGCGGTCGAGGCGGTGGACAACGAGCGCTGGCTGCGCGAGGCGGGCGTGCCCATCCGCGCCGTGCGGGGGGTGATCGGCATCGCGGGGCCGTACTCCTACGACTTCCGGCAGTTCCAGAGCCGGGTGGCCTTCCCCGAGAACGGCACGCCGGATGGGGTGATGCCCGACCGCCACGTCCGCCGGGACGCGCCGCCGCACCTCCTCCTCGTCGCGGCGAACGACCAGACCGTCCACCCGCAGAACGCGCTGAACATGGAGGCCGCGCTCAAGGCCGCCGGGGTGCCCGTCATCCGCACGGTGCTACCGCGCGTCAACCACATCACCATTGCCGCCGCCATCGCCCGCCCGCTGACGTTCCTGGGGGGGACAAGGCAGCAGATGATCGACTTTATCGAAAGACACAAGTAA
- a CDS encoding S8 family serine peptidase: MKHTRTLLAATLALTLAACGQPGQVSTPVASAPSPTTASEGAYLVGFREGGLGAQSLSAQDLAAQAQLQAQAITAAGGQLTGQWAEISAAAARLSPEALARLQQNPLVEYVEPDLVRRALGGRSGGTDANAARTSLGTQALTAQATPLYTASGEYTWGDNALRVANLRGGNYTGAGVAVCIGDTGIDGNHPEFSRKLRGFKNFITTEANRGDPYQLNDVSHHGTHVAGTVFAQYGAGTGAAGGQSGMDPNGVGGVASGVNLYMARVLGDDGSGASSGIINGVNWCAAQLRSQGGTESKVVISLSLGGGRASKTEQRAYTSVYSKGALIIAATGNDGAAVSYPAAYDNVVGVGAIDDAGARADFSNFGTQVDLAGPGVHVLSSVPLGQGTRASASGGGVTFADVQSADLSGKGTASGTIVAAGGTNNEFCGTTARNAALSGQIALIARGTCSFEEKTANAVASGAKAVMIYNNTAGSLGMSLTNTYSVPVVGLTQADGQGLLGKLPTTGTVSVTGADYEYFDGTSMATPHVSAAAAVVWAAKPTLTNAQLLSLLTNTAKDLGAAGKDNDFGYGLVDPLRAITGQ; the protein is encoded by the coding sequence ATGAAGCACACCCGCACGCTGCTCGCCGCGACCCTCGCCCTCACGCTCGCCGCCTGCGGACAGCCGGGGCAGGTGAGCACACCCGTCGCCAGTGCGCCCAGCCCGACGACCGCGAGTGAAGGTGCCTACCTCGTGGGCTTCAGGGAGGGCGGGCTGGGGGCGCAGAGTCTGAGTGCCCAGGACCTCGCGGCGCAGGCGCAGCTTCAGGCGCAGGCGATCACGGCGGCGGGGGGCCAGCTCACGGGCCAGTGGGCGGAGATCAGCGCCGCCGCCGCGCGTCTGTCGCCGGAAGCCCTCGCCCGCCTCCAACAGAACCCGCTCGTGGAGTACGTGGAGCCCGACCTCGTGCGCCGCGCGCTGGGGGGCCGCAGCGGCGGAACGGACGCGAACGCGGCCCGGACCTCGCTCGGCACCCAGGCCCTGACCGCGCAGGCGACGCCCCTCTACACGGCGAGCGGCGAGTACACCTGGGGCGACAACGCGCTGCGGGTCGCCAACCTGCGGGGGGGCAACTACACGGGGGCGGGGGTCGCCGTGTGCATCGGGGACACCGGGATCGACGGGAACCACCCCGAGTTCTCCCGCAAGCTGAGGGGCTTCAAGAACTTCATCACGACGGAGGCCAACCGGGGCGATCCCTACCAGCTCAACGACGTGTCGCACCACGGCACGCACGTCGCGGGCACCGTGTTCGCCCAGTACGGGGCGGGGACGGGCGCGGCGGGGGGGCAGTCCGGCATGGACCCGAACGGCGTGGGCGGCGTGGCGAGCGGGGTGAACCTCTACATGGCGCGGGTGCTGGGGGACGACGGCTCGGGGGCGTCGAGCGGCATCATCAACGGGGTGAACTGGTGCGCGGCGCAGCTCAGGAGCCAGGGGGGCACCGAGAGCAAGGTGGTGATCAGCCTGTCCCTCGGCGGGGGCCGCGCGAGCAAGACCGAGCAGCGGGCGTACACGAGCGTCTACAGCAAGGGCGCATTGATCATCGCCGCGACCGGCAACGACGGGGCCGCCGTCTCCTACCCCGCCGCGTACGACAACGTGGTCGGCGTGGGCGCCATCGACGACGCGGGGGCGAGGGCGGACTTTTCCAACTTCGGCACCCAGGTTGATCTCGCCGGGCCCGGCGTCCACGTGCTGAGCAGCGTGCCGCTCGGGCAGGGCACCCGCGCCTCGGCGAGCGGGGGCGGGGTGACCTTCGCGGACGTGCAGTCGGCCGACCTCAGCGGCAAGGGGACCGCCAGCGGCACCATCGTGGCCGCGGGCGGCACGAACAACGAGTTCTGCGGCACCACGGCGCGGAACGCGGCCCTGAGCGGCCAGATCGCCCTCATTGCACGCGGCACCTGCTCCTTCGAGGAGAAGACCGCCAACGCCGTCGCCAGCGGCGCCAAGGCCGTCATGATCTACAACAACACGGCGGGCTCGCTGGGCATGAGCCTGACGAACACCTACAGCGTGCCCGTCGTGGGGCTGACCCAGGCGGACGGGCAGGGCCTTCTCGGCAAGTTGCCGACCACGGGCACCGTCAGCGTGACGGGCGCGGACTACGAGTACTTCGACGGCACGAGCATGGCGACTCCCCACGTCAGCGCCGCCGCCGCCGTCGTCTGGGCGGCCAAGCCGACCCTCACGAACGCGCAGCTCCTGAGCCTGCTGACGAACACCGCGAAAGACCTCGGCGCGGCGGGCAAGGACAACGATTTCGGGTACGGGCTGGTGGACCCGCTCAGGGCGATCACCGGGCAGTAG